TAAGTCTTTGCACATACCTTGCATGAGAATAAATATTGATTCTGCAAAAAAATAGAAACATACAGATCTACACTCAGTGGCatagaaaatatatatatatatatatatatctctgAAATAATATTACCCAATGGTGGTTCTTCTACTTTACAATCGTTGAGCAATTCAATGCACTCCAAAGCACAGTTCACGTCCCACGAGGAAGTGAAATTGTATATTTTGGGATCCAATATGAAGTCTAATACTTCGCTTCGACCGTCTGCACGCGTCCTGCAATACGCCGCTAGCACACAAATAGAAAGGTGTCTCAGAGTTTGCGCATCTGATAGACAGTCGTCTTGCTCGAACATTTCCTCCTCGTCAGAAGTCATTCTTTTATTCACCAGCAAGTTGAGACACTTGAAAAATTCTCCGTCAAACGTACGTATCTGGCTGCTCAGCAAAGCGGCATAGCCACCAATCAGGATATTTTTTAACTGCTTTAGCAAACTGATTTGCTCCGTTATTCGAGAGCCTTTTAAGTTGTGTGTCAGTGATAAGTACATGTCTCGGATTCCTTTTTTCAGTAATCGATAAATGTCTTCATTTTCAATTACAGCGCGATTTATAAAGTCATATTTCACCATCAAGTCAAGGAATTCCAGTACAATGTTTAAAAACTTTACGTACTCTAATAGATCAACTGCCTTGCTATTCAATTTGTTGatatattcaaataattttgtcTCAAAATAATCTTTGACGTCTTTGCTCACTTCGGAATTTAACTGGAAGTGGTCTTGTACTTTTTCTTGTATAACTTTTGGTTCTTCAACGTCTAACTCAAGCTCACTAAACATTATAGATCTTTCAACTGAGTTGAAGAGTACGTCATATACATTTGTGCATTCGGGAATAATTGTACTATTTTGAAATGAGATATTCTCATTTACCACGAGCCGCAGTATTAATTCTTTGATATTGCCTACATCAACAGCCGTCATCTGTCCTTGTATCAACCAAGCAAAACATTTGTTCCTTCCATCCATGTGACTACATTTATTAAAGAACTTGTTTAGAATATAATTTAGCGTCTTTACGCTGGAATCAGTCACTGGCATACCTTTTTCATAATAGAATTTGATCAGTGGCTGTATGTTTTGATATTTTAGCATATCCAGAGCCAATAATAATTGCATAATTGAGTGAGATGGCGCGTGTGACGCGTGAAGTAGAGTCGATGtcctgaaataaattaaaaagctttTGTGATCTGGTTCATTCAGTGACTTATCATTAAAAGCCATCTATCACTAGTAATATATCAGTTTTTACTTTGGCGGCGACAGTAATGGCGAAGCGGTACTTGCTTACTTTTAAGTAAAAAACAAGTAGAATTTCTTTTCAAAAATGCGTTATTTACCTGACACAAGTGTTCCACAGTGATATCAGTACATCGTGTTCTTCGTCTGAACTGGTCGAGCGTGACTTCAATTTTTTTACAATCAAACACACCATATCTTCTAACAAATCCCAGTTCAGATCATTTTTGTTTGCTATGACAGTTTCTATGACTGTAAGCAACAATATTAAATCGTCTGCGGCAATTGATTCAATATAATTCTTTACATACATGTGTACTATTGCTAACCTGAAATATCCGAATACAGGGTTATTAACCTTCTCAACCGAAGACAACTTATTATAGGTATACTAGCGGACTAGACAAAAGAGAGAAGAAGGTTCAATTACAAACGTAAACCATCTAGAGATTTAcccgaatcatcatcatcaacagcctatatacgtcccactgctgggcacaggcctcccctcaatcaaccggagggggtatggagcatactccaccacgctgctccaatgcggattagtggaggtgtttttacggctaatagccgggaccaacggcttaacgtgccctccgaagcacggaatcatcttactttttcggacaatcaggtgattcaagcctgaaaagtccttaccaaacaaaggacagtctcacaaagtgatttcgacaatgtccccatcgggaatcgaacccggacctccagatcgtgagcctaacgctctaaccactagaccacggaggctgttacccgAATACGTACAGCAAAATCGGTCGAACAGTTTTTGAAGTTTGTGCAAAACACACGCACGTTCCTTATAAAAGAGAAGAGGGGCTAACAACAAAATTACCATGGCACATGATTTTGTTTCAATTCTTCAATGAGATCGTAAAACGAGttatttttattgaacattGTTCTGGCTTTTTTCGTAGAGTTCTCGCCTTCCTCCTGTCGTCGTTCTGATAAACTGAaaatctgaaaataattcatttcaacaagtaggtataatagAATATACAGCAAATGTATACAGTGAAAAATGCTTTGAATGGTCCTTTCCCACACTAAAAGATAACTAGACTATCTTgtataatgtaattaatgtcATTACCTGAAAGTAAACAGATGCAGCCAACTCATAAAACACATTACAGCGCTTCAACACGTTATCTTGCGGCTTCCGCTGTTTTTGAATAAATGTGACTTCCAAACAGACAATTTCCAGGATGTTGTACAACTGATTGTTCCAAGTCTCCCAGTTGCTCGCCAGGCTTCCGGTTTGCTTTTGATTCCTCCCTAGAGGATGATGAAGCGTCATTGTCTTTGCGAAAAACCTAAAGAGAGAAAACTGTAATCAAATAAGTTATGTTCATTATAATAAAGACTATATAATATAAGCACCAAATAAAGACAACATAGAAGCCCATACTAAACAGAGGGGTATGGTATAGAGTAAACATATATACACTAATTAAAGAATACACTCCGCTATCCCACGTCACTGCGCCGATAACCACTTAACAGAGATGTTTAGATAAAatattcaacaagtttataaaATTCTTCAATATAACATGACCTCACAACTATAGtattcccaattggagtagtcagatgtacatgtATTGCATGATGAAGGAAGTActcacacataacataacaaaaatactttattgcacaaacaggaaaatacaaaacagctCTGTTAAACCAATGTGATAGCTgaattattacaatattaagattatttatttacgaaattAAATAGGTAAGAGGTTACTCTTAACAAactattattttgaataaaagatCAATGTGTTACCTTCTTCTTCTGGTCAAGACTTGGATCATATAACTTCATAATTGGTGGTAAAAGATTTTCTGTGAAATCACACATAGACAACCGACATTCTGTTGATAgctgtaataaataatgaaatggtTGAAAAATAAGTGGCAGTTTCAAAAACACATATCATGAGACACATACCGTTTCTAATAACAGAAtcattatttctataataacttCTTGCACTTTTTTATCAGCAAACATGCGATGGAAACACTTCTTCAGTTTGGTAAGGGAGTCCCGAAAAGGAATCACAAATTGGTAGCAATTTCGACTTGTCTTCATCACAAGTAATAACAACCTCAACTTGGTGTAGTCATCCAGCTTAGAATGTTTCGAAATACAAGTAGACAAGCAGACATCAAGTAAATCTGAAATAATAGATAAACCCTGAGGATAAACCTAATTAACACAATTAAAGTCAAGACATTTTGAATAAACATTATCATTACAAGCAGATTTAGAACAAATGGGTAGATatcaatgtttaaaaaaatatttgtttggggattaaaatttaaaactgaAGCCATCTTtggattaaaaagtaaacttttGTTATATGCAACTTAGAGTCCTTGAAGTAGACTAGGGGATCAAATAATAAATTCTGTTGtacttattatgttattgtACCCTAgtcactttatacaaaacaactcattttacacagacactacacattgtcaTTATCATACTTGTGCATCAGACACCATTTGAGGGTACTGATGGGGAGTGGAGAGGAACCAttgtatatgtagtattattctgtaTTCTATTCTTGTGACACCAATACCTGAACTGGCAATAGGGATAGTAGACTtaactttttgtaattgtaGGTTTCATATTACTTCATAGAAACATATCTACCTTCCCAAGCGGCTGGTGTAATATGACTCAAGTAATGGTCACTAGTCAGCACATGTTTGTATAGCAAATTCAAGTAAGCGTCTCCAATAGCCTTTGCTAGCCGACTGTCTCTTAAGATTAACAAGGATGATTCAATTATTTTGTCACAACTGATGTATGCCCGACCTGTAAAATAAAACTTCATTCAGATTTTATTATAACTTGTGAAATTAAAGTTTTAAGTTAAccagtagaatagaataaccaacatctaaaagtaactaaataagtaaagttgcaattattttacataaatattatttattaccttttttGGAACCTGATACACAAAGGTGTAGTAAATTTTCACAAAGAGGCCCCATGACTGTGTCAAATGTCTTAGAAGATTCATATTTTTCAGTTTCCTGTAGTAGAGTAGAATAAACAGAattagtacctacataaattcacAAAAGGCAcaacaaataagttaaatctttatttatagcAAATATGTATAATGTTATTACTATGTAAGATCAATGCAATAATATTTGCTGCAATAATGGTAAACTATCTATTCTAATCTATCTCTGTCAATTACACCGGCCTTCGATCAAATGTCAGGAGATCatcctttttataaatataataataaatagctaCCTTAAGTACAAGCTCATTGACATCATCAAAAACATCATTCCAAGAATAACCTTTATGGTGAATAGTATTCTCAGATAGTAAAGAAGGAACCGCATTTCCCATCAAAAATGTTTTCAGATTATCTCCAGTTTTCTTGCGATCAGTAGCGCGCGAAGATGTAAGGCCGGCACAACATTCTCTTAACGAAGATTCAAGTGACATTATTACAAGTAATTGTTAAAAGTTTATCGCTGAATATGTACAATATCACAATACACTCATCATTTGTACATCACTTTCCACTCCACGAAAAAtagtatttatttgttatagTCCTAGAACGaagtatgaaataaatattaaagtcGCAGCCGTATTTCCGTAAACTgaaaactttttgacaaatacTGCTGACAGTGGGTTGCCAGAACCGTATTGTAGAATTTCCCTATTTCCACCAAAAAATACCCAAAACAATACTATTTTGACAAAGTAGGATAGTCAGTCTAACTGTTTAATTAAAGGGACAAATATGTCTGAAAGTCGGAAACAGTCAAAGCCCTGATTCATggaatattactttattgtctgtaactttgcatgtgcagagtgtagcttgtaagttgtccataataaataaataaataaataaataaatcaccgTACAACATTGACCGTGCACAATAACCATCCCCGGTTAAACAGCCGAAGGCGTCAAGTGTTACGTCAATTTCAATACCTACCCGTCAAATAGGAGTAAATCCTCATCATTCTTGTTTCCCCAAAATGACGTAAAAAGGTCTCACCTGGCAACCCTGTACTGAACTGTCAAATTTGATGGCAGTGTGACCAGAGATGTAAAAGACAAGGCATTCGTTTCCGGTTCCGATTTCCTACACACCGACACCTTTGCGGACAGTGTCCATACAGTGTCACTCACATTGACTTTTAAGGGCCCCGTATACGGTACGATTTGTCAATATGATCCATCGCTTCAGACATGCTTCAGACCGATGTAAGTTGATGTGTCAATAGGAATCCTTATAGAAGGGAGCATAGAGGGAGAGGGAATGACTCTGACTCAGGGAGGAAGGGAGGGGAAGATTGAAAAGTCAATATATAAATTTTGTGTTGCGCTGTTCAGGCGAAGGAATAATACTCTTAATTTAATTCAAATTTTGTAACCATGAATGAATACGACGTTTGTGACCATACACAGCAGCTATGTATTTGTGAGGATGACTACGCGATAGCGGAATTAGTTTCAGATCATGTGctagaaaatatattttcttatttaaacttaaaagaCGTAAGGAATTGTTCTTTGGTATGTAAAAGTTGGAATAGAATATTAAATGATGAAAACAATGATGTCTGGAGGCTACAGTGCATGAAAAGGTTGGCGGAAGAAATATTGAAATCAGATTTACTTTCAACTCTGACTACATACAAAGCCAAGTTGCGAGCCTTCTTCCATGCATGGAACCCATACGACTGTTCaagaaatatttatgttaaacCTAATGGATTCACTCTTCACAGGTGAGTGACATTGATAGTTGAGCACTgggtaaacaaacaaaaaaatctttgccaatattatatttaggtaCATAGGTAATTGGATAGAAGATTCACCTCAATGATTATTTTAAAGTTGGTCAGTATTCTAGagtatttataaatttttatgATTACCCTAATGTGGAACAGAACTATTTTGTAAGAGTGTCCATCAACTGATGAGTCCGAACTGTCCATAGAACTATTTGTAAGGTAGCTTATACACTATATTCATGTGATGACTCTTAAGTTATTTTCTATCTGTAGGTGTTTATTCTTTTACAGGAATCCAGTTGCACAAAGCACAGATGCATGTCGTGGTAAAATAGGTTTCCATCATGGTCGCCATGCTTGGGAAGTGATTTGGGAAGGTCCACTAGGCACTGTTGCTGTTGTTGGTATTTCCACCAAAGAAGCTCCCTTGCAATGCCAAGGTTATGTTGGATTGTTGGGCTCTGACGATCAAAGTTGGGGATGGAACTTAGTAGATAATCATCTACTGCATAATGGGGACACACAAGGGCTTTACCCTCTACTTAACAATTGCCCTAAATATCAAGTAAGATTTTAGATCACAATTTTAGTTTCTATCCTGAAAGAATTTATGTAagctatattatatttacatattttttttatttatattaatttatgaaAGATATTTCATATGTTCAAATATCATAATTATCACAGGTTGGTGAACGTATCAGAGTGATATTGGATTGTGAAGATAACACTTTGTCATTCGAAAGAAATTATGAGTTTTTGGGTGTTGCATTTCgaggtaaagtacctacttatatgtataggtattaaaataaaaacttcaaaaaaaaaggagtatttatcaaaatattttttttcaggacTTCCAAATAAGAAACTTTACCCTACCGTATCAGCTGTATATGGTAACACTGAGGTCTCCATGGTATATCTGGGCCCACCTCTAGATGGTTAAAATATTCACCTAGGACTCTGGGACAAATGCAATCTTTTTATTCTTCACTTTAGGACAACTTTAATATGTCTGCAAAAACAGTTATTATGTGATATAAAGATTACCTGTGTACTGTTACCAGGGAAggtaggttattattatttattattatttgaaaattgtgaggGTCGGACTGAAAAACAGCCCGAGAGATCACTGCGACCctgacagatctattgtgacctaaatccctacatttaaaaatcctctccgatccgttcgaagagatccaacatctttttgggagaaagctccatgactacctgggggtccattatgtggcccccaagtgtacggcttctactattgGGTATTGctcctgattcctgcagacacctgctAATGTTATTTTgggttatacctgttattttccgAAAGGTACAGTTTGTAGACtgctatttaattaattttgaaatgaatgaatgggccaatatacaattttgagAGGATTGTTTAAACTTCTGCTttaaattgatgtgtgttccatttattttttgtctgtggattacctgtccctttccttaaCGGCGcagaagaaaatgacaggtataacttaaaattggaTGGTGTTTACTGGAGCAGCACCATTATCTTCACTTTAACTAGTTATGTCATTCAGAAACTTACAGAACAAATAATTTAGTGCATCTGAACCTTCTGACTAATGCACTGAAGACCTAAaagaaaatgaatataaaacaaatgtgCTAACTATGATATACCTATAGCTACATATTTTGTATCGATAATAAATCAAAGTCTTAAGACCCCCAGAAACAATTTGAACTTATTCTTTGATACCGAAACAACTACATGTACCTAATCTCATGAAATGATCCCTTGCCGCATTAAATCATAGTCTACTGTTCTTTACAGTCCTACATACATTACCAAGACTACGAGTCTGTTAGCATATAATTGTAGTAGGTATTACCTAAAGATAAACAAGGTCGGATTTATAATGATTGCGTGCGTTATCTAATATCGTCCATGACCTCGTTTAACAAATATGTATCTAATAGGATTCTATGCACACCGACTAGCACAACCCGTAAATTCTATACTAAAATTTAACTCTTACGGTGTGCAGCCtaatgcgtaagtgcgagcgaggcaGATTGTCCGCATGCTCCCCCTCACTCCTTAGCTgcttacggtcatttaagactaaagtgcGATTTGGAGCAAGGCGGAGTTGGATACCGTactgtatacgtagtattattctttgttctatgatcttcgaacaccggaagtcaacaGCCACTACTTGTCACTGGTTCTAGTATAGAATGGAGAATCCTTTAGAAAACAAGGTATTAGCGACTTCATACttcctttaaatttttaatttatgaacTTCCACTGCTGCCcacgtattcaaattcaatagtacctatctacttatcGATTTTGTTTTTCAAGGTCAACTATTGATAGTTTTGCGGCACTACTAGATACATGTATCTAATACGTACAATCGTGATGAATTAAGTGTTTTCTAAATCTTGATGTTTAAATTGTAGATTTAGGTGCGATAAATaatcctatttaacttataaaaGTTTCATGTAATTACctataagtatttaagtaaaGTTTTAACGGCTGCGGGTATGtagatacatacttacttactcgtAGCTGTTGTATTATTTGTGATATCGTAAAAATGGGAAATAAGGTATAATATAAAATGCGTTTATaacttttatgtattttattgcaTCAACCGCAACCTCATTAACTGATTTACTTAACACACAAAATCAATGGTTATACCAATCACAGAAAATACTGTTTGCTTGAACTGTTCTATGCTAGATAGAAAGTTTTTCCTCcagattaaaacttttttagcTAGCGTCAACATTAATACACACGACTTTTCAGTAGTAACTCCAAGTGAATTGaaatgtaggtatttagttaCTAGTTCTCTTCTCATTCATAATTTCTAAAACTGACaacaataatttacataaataatgagtaaaactaaacaaaatagTACCTACTCAGTTTATTACAATTTCGTGATTTACAAAAACCTTAAAACAGCACAgactggtaggtaggtaactcACTAGCGAATAGATTTTccaacttaggtacctacttatatattttaagaTGGAATGGAACGCACTCTTATTAACAGTTAACACTAATTtcagtaacttatttattaataaatatatttaacccACCTTTTGCACTCTTTAATTAGAACCTAATAATTAATTTCGGCACGATATGGTAGGTTCCAATACATTATTATGGTATATCAATTTTTAAGTGTTACGTGCGCGAAGACTGAATGTTGCAGATAAGTTTTTCTAGATTCAATTTAACATATGTTATATAAGTTCTATGAATGAACCTTGATAATACTTGTGTACTAACtgtaaattgtttattacagTTCTTAGGCACCTATAATAATTATCAGCTTATAGCATAATCACAGCGTGAAATACAAAGATTGGTGCAAAATGACCGTCTTAAAATGTCATCACTATACTTAAAGGAGAAAATACGTTATAAGTGTAGTGTATGTACCTTATACGTATATGGTAATTGTTATTTTGACTAAATTGCCAGTGGGCTTATGGATATGATCacaaccacggaatagaagaaagaggttggaagggccaaatgAGCGCGGCACGCGAGCCACACAAGTATAGCACTGCACTCATCCGCATACCTTACGacacggacctccgcgataGTATTTTAAAAGGTCATCCTGTGTATTATAAACCTACAGCgcaataagtcaaatatcgactatcatgcaaggagatccctccttgtCACAGGACAGCTAAAAACCTTCCTATGATCGgctattaacaaaaaaatactttcgtatgcagtatcttacgataAGTAATGATAACATTGCAGCctttcacataaaatatacgttGCCGCTAATGTGGCTacggaatttgagaagcagtagagctatcgtagttatctgtttgcaggagtagtagtaaaagagagtggggttgagaCGGCGACATGGGTTCTCACACAAAACGCGCATTATACGTagtagtgatgtaacgaatgttggatttttcacattcgcgaatgcgaatgcgattgCGAATAGTTATCTtcaacattcgcgaatgcgaatacgaatgcgaatattttaaaatgtcaaaaaagcgcgcttaaaatgtttgataggtttgacgtttcgtataagTTTCACTTGTCACGGAATTACCAATAATTTTGAACGAAAAATGATTGTATTGAAAGCAGAAGTATTCAACGATGGGCGACATACAGGAGAAAATATAGCGGCAAAGTTAGAAACTATGTTGTCATCGTGGGGAAGTAAGAGATGGTGGCACTAACATGAAAAaaggtatttctttattgagcattaaaaatgtggcgaattacgctcacgatttatttacataaaatatttatctattgTAATAActtgattattattaagttcttTTTAATACGCATGacgtaacaaaattatttagttcatttccgaacgttcattttaaaatgtcagtTTCTGAACGTTCCCTGTTTGACATTAGAGAGAGCGACTTTTGAACGCGCACGCAACATGTTGTAACTTGTCCGCTAGACCataacttttgttttgtatctaacaatttaaagaaaatataattattttacaccAAGCCGTTTGCTGTTTAAATCTGAGCCACCATCATACACAATACCATCAAGAACACTATCCAGAACATCAGGACTACGATTCCCAATACACGAAATTGGTGACCCCTCTCTACATTTCATAGCGGCGAAGGCCGGCttgaaaaaactttttaatcgTCTGGGAAGTGTATTTTAATGGTGCTGGACTGTTCCCTGGTGTTGTGATTCCGTGTTTGTGACGTCAAATCTAACCCACTAACTGCATGACGCGGAGACGACTGGCTTCATCATTCTGCACGCTGGTGATATATTTCATTTTCTTTCTGCATGGACTTTTAACAAACGCATACGACGAGTTTCATCATCCTACTGGTGTTATTTCAACATATTTCTGCATGGACTtttcaacaaaaaaacaaaaattacaaataacatTCCGGActcttaacaaaaatattttacaacttaaaatttatttttattgtgttgtgttCATGACTGTGgatgtttattattaattttctgGTTGtgtgtttagttatttattataattttaaacaattttggTTGCGGTACagttaacaatatttttaaggGTATTTTCATATGGTGCATTTTATAATAAGGGATTTTATTACTGTGCATTTtggtttattactttttattgaatGTTAATATTCTCCGGTGTGTGTTTGTTACTTTGGGGCTGcacataacatttttatttacatgtttatataacattttaatattttattcttgtGCTATTTTTAACATTGTATTAAACCATGGCGGAGGTACAGGCTTTGAAGGATCAGTTGGAGAAAATTCTTGTTGACAAGGCTGCTCTCGAGGAGCAGCTTAACATTAAACAAGAGGCGTGTAGGGTGTCTGTTAAACTTCCACCATTTTGGCCGGATAAGCCATCGGTATGGTTCGCACAGGTAGAGGCTCAATTCCAGATGGCAGGCATTTCTTCCGACGCCACCATGTACAATTGCATTGTTGGTCAAATTGATTATAAGCTTGCAGGTGAAGTGGAAGACATCATCACACGTCCTCTCCCGACTGGAGAAAAGTACTCCACACTCAAGAAAGAACTGATTCAAAGACTGTCCATGTCAGAGGAGCAAAAGGTTCGGCAGCTACTTACTGATGAGGAACTTGGAGACAGAAAACCATCTCAGTTCCTCCGGCACCTAAGGTCATTGGCTGGTGTCTCACTCTCAGACCAAAGTATCCTGAGGCAGCTATGGATGCGTCGCCTTCCACATAATATCCAGGTCATTCTCGCATCCCAACCTGAGCTAAGCCTAGATAAGTTGGCCGACTTAGCTGATAAGATCCTCGAACTTACCGGACGATCAAGTTCAGTCTTCTCCACCACCGTCAATACGCCTGCGCCTGCAAACGAATCTGATGTACTTCAGACATTGGTTCTTAAGGTCGAAGAACTCACAAACCGAGTAAACTCTTTGACCTCCAACAACCAACGGTCCCGCAGCACCAGCTCCAATAGGCAATCTGCACGCGCAGCTTCACCTGCTTCTGCCAAGCTGTGTTGGTATCACAAACGCTTCGGGAAGCGAGCTGTCAAGTGCATCGCCCCCTGCAATTGGAAGCCGGAAAACCCTCGGAGCGGTCAGTAGCGGCGGCAACTGATTGCTCACTCCGCAGCCGTCGACTTTTTGTTACAGATCAGGTCACTAAACGTCAATTTCTTATTGACACCGGCTCCGACTTGTGCTGTTACCCTCACAACTGGCTCCCACGTCGTCG
This portion of the Pectinophora gossypiella chromosome 1, ilPecGoss1.1, whole genome shotgun sequence genome encodes:
- the LOC126367330 gene encoding F-box/SPRY domain-containing protein 1-like gives rise to the protein MNEYDVCDHTQQLCICEDDYAIAELVSDHVLENIFSYLNLKDVRNCSLVCKSWNRILNDENNDVWRLQCMKRLAEEILKSDLLSTLTTYKAKLRAFFHAWNPYDCSRNIYVKPNGFTLHRNPVAQSTDACRGKIGFHHGRHAWEVIWEGPLGTVAVVGISTKEAPLQCQGYVGLLGSDDQSWGWNLVDNHLLHNGDTQGLYPLLNNCPKYQVGERIRVILDCEDNTLSFERNYEFLGVAFRGLPNKKLYPTVSAVYGNTEVSMVYLGPPLDG